A single window of Ovis canadensis isolate MfBH-ARS-UI-01 breed Bighorn chromosome 15, ARS-UI_OviCan_v2, whole genome shotgun sequence DNA harbors:
- the ACAD8 gene encoding isobutyryl-CoA dehydrogenase, mitochondrial translates to MLRGGRQRVAALLRGLRRGPRGPADSVRRGVVSCIDPSMGLNEEQKEFQKVAFNFAAREMAPHMAEWDQKELFPVDTMRKAAQLGFGGVYVRTDVGGAGLSRLDTSVIFEALATGCTSTTAYMSIHNMCVWMIDRFGSEEQRHRLCPPLCAMEKFASYCLTEPGSGSDAASLVTSAVRQHDHYILNGSKAFISGGGEADVYVVMCRTGGPGPRGISCVVVEKGTPGLSFGKKEKKVGWNSQPTRAVIFEDCAVPVANRIGDEGQGFLIAMKGLNGGRINVASCSLGAAHASVVLARDHLKVRKQFGEPLANSQYLQFQLAEMAARLVASRLTVRAAATALQEEREDAVALCAMAKLFATDECFAICNQALQMHGGYGYLKDYAVQQYVRDSRVHQILEGSNEVMRMLVSRSLLQE, encoded by the exons ATGCTTCGCGGAGGCCGCCAGCGTGTCGCGGCGCTACTGAGGGGGCTGCGCCGCGGGCCCCGGGGCCCCGCCGACAGCGTCCGGCGGGGCGTGGTCTCCTGCATCGACC CTTCCATGGGACTAAATGAAGAGCAGAAGGAGTTCCAGAAAGTGGCCTTCAACTTCGCTGCCCGGGAGATGGCGCCGCACATGGCAGAGTGGGACCAGAAG gaGCTGTTCCCTGTGGACACGATGCGGAAGGCAGCGCAGCTGGGCTTCGGGGGGGTGTACGTTCGGACAGATGTCGGAGGGGCAGGCCTCTCGCGGCTGGACACCTCCGTCATCTTTGAAGCCTTGGCCACGGGCTGCACCAGCACCACGGCCTACATGAGCATCCACAA CATGTGTGTTTGGATGATCGACCGGTTTGGGAGCGAGGAGCAGCGGCACCGGCTGTGCCCGCCCCTTTGTGCCATGGAGAAGTTCGCCTCCTACTGCCTCACCGAGCCAG GGAGTGGGAGCGATGCTGCTTCCCTCGTGACCTCTGCCGTGCGACAACACGATCATTACATCCTCAATGGCTCCAAG GCCTTCATCAGTGGCGGCGGCGAAGCTGACGTCTATGTAGTCATGTGCCGCACAGGAGGGCCGGGCCCCAGAGGCATCTCCTGTGTAGTGGTGGAGAAGGGGACCCCCGGCCTCAGCTTTggcaagaaggagaaaaag GTGGGGTGGAACTCACAGCCGACCCGAGCAGTGATCTTTGAAGACTGTGCCGTCCCGGTGGCCAACAGGATCGGGGACGAGGGCCAGGGCTTCCTCATCGCCATGAAGGGCCTGAATGGCGGGAGGATCAATGTCG cctcctgcTCCCTGGGCGCCGCTCACGCCTCGGTCGTCCTCGCTCGAGACCACCTCAAGGTCCGGAAGCAGTTTGGAGAGCCTCTGGCCAACAGCCAG TACCTGCAGTTCCAGTTGGCCGAGATGGCGGCCAGGCTGGTGGCCTCGCGGCTGACGGTCCGTGCTGCGGCCACGGCTCTGCAGGAGGAGCGGGAGGACGCGGTGGCTCTGTGCGCCATGGCCAAGCTCTTCGCCACAGACGAATGCTTTGCG ATCTGCAACCAAGCCCTGCAGATGCACGGTGGCTATGGCTACCTGAAAGACTACGCCGTCCAGCAGTACGTGCGGGACTCCCGCGTCCACCAGATCCTTGAAG GCAGCAACGAAGTGATGCGGATGCTGGTCTCGAGGAGCCTGCTGCAGGAGTAG